The Sulfurospirillum diekertiae genomic sequence GCACTCAGTGTTACAACACCTTCTTCCTCTTTACCTGCTTTTAGTCTATCCGCAGGCGTACTTTCAATGCCATGGTCAATGGAATTTCGAATAATATGAATGAGTGGGTCGGAGAGGGCTTCCACCATTGTCTTGTCAATTTCGGTATCTTCCCCTTCCAGTACAAGATGAATGGGTTTATTGACTTTTTTGGATGAATCTCTCGCCACTCTTTTCATCTTTTCAAAGGTATCGCGAATAGGGATCATCCTCAGCCCCATCACACGATTTTGAATTAATTTGGTAATTTTTGAGAGATTTTCAATGGTTTTCGTTACTTCAGCATCTTTGACTGCCTTGATTTTACTGTTTTCGCCAAGATAGTTTTGGGCAATCACCAACTCACCAATAGAGTCAAACAATTCATCAAGTTTTTGGGAATCTATCTTTAAAAAGCTTTTTTGTGCTACAACGGTTTTGCTCTTTTCTTCTTTTATCTCTTCTTTCACTTCAACTTTTTCTTCATTTTTGAAAACTTCCACCTCTTTTTGGGGAGGAGAAACGAGCATTACTTCAAACTCTTCCGTTTCTAAAAAAGCAAATACATCTGCAATATCTTCAACCATTTTGAGACTTGCAAGATAAACCGTCACTTCTTTGATTTCATTATTTTCAGCATTGAAAGACTCAAGGTCATCGCATTGCGGTATCTGCCAAAAAGAGGAGAGGATTCTCCCTACATGTAAAAGGTTTTTGAAAAATAAAAAATGGTCAAAGCCACGTAAATAAATATCTGTATCGAGTTTAAGTGTAATTTTGAAAAGCTTTTCATCTTCTTGTAAAGCACTGAAAAATTCTTCTTCATTCTCTTTTTTTTGAGGAGTCATCTCAAAATCATCATTTCCAAATTCTAAAGCTAAATCATTACATGTAACGCTTTTGGGTTCTTCTTGACTCTTTACATGTAAAATAATATTACGTATCTTTTCTAAACATGCTTCATAGCCATCAGGGGTGCCACTTTGATCTTCAACTTCATAAACAAGCGTCTCTTTAATAACCGTAACGCCCTCTAAAAAAACGTCGACATGACTAGCATTAGGAGCTACATCACTACTTCTGAAAAAATCTAATACATCTTCAAAGTGATGAACAAATTCTCCCAGACGGGAAAAGTTAAACGCATTGGCACTTCCCTTGAGCGTATGGACCCCTCTAAATATCTCATTCAAAAGCCCTTTATCACTCGGAGATTCTTCAAAATTAAGAATATCAATATCCATTTTTTCGATAATCTCAGTGGCCTCTTCAATAAATATCTGTTTTAATTTTTCTTTACTCATGCGTATTCCAATACATCATTCCAAAACTTTCCAAATCTAAAGAGAGGGTATTCATAAAATCTATTTTAAGAGAAGGCTTAACCTTCTTCATACAAAAAAGAAGTGAAAAAAGAGCCGAAGTGGTAGGTAAGCCTGTTCCTGAACGAAGCAGTGAAATCTCTTCGATATAACCAAGCCTATCTTTGACAAACGCTTGCAATGCCTTGACCTCTTCTAAATCCATCTCTATATCTAATTCTAAGATATCACCATCAATATACATATCAAAACCTTTACTACAAGCTTTTTACAAGGAGATTGTTTCATCTCCTTGTGAAGATTTGTTCTAAAATTCCTTGAGATCGCTTTCTTCTAGAGGAAAAACATCTTCATTAGTGCGTCGTGAAGTTGTGGATGACGGCTTACTTATAGGCTTTTTACTCGTTGTCGACATCGAAAGTCGTTTAGGAGTGATACTCGGAGTTGAAATTCTTTTGATATTCGAAGAAGCGCGATTTTCTTTTCCCATATCAAACCCTGCGAGCAATGCTAATTCTGAGACATTATCAAGCATAGAAAGCGCTTGAGCATTGAGTTCTTCCGCTGCAGCGGCTGTCTCTTCAGAAGCTGAAGCATTTTGTTGTGTGATTTGATCTACTGAACCCATTGCCGTGGCAATTTGATTCATTCCTTCTGCTTGCTCTTTAGCAGAAATAGCAATCTCTCCAATAAGATCTGAAGTCTTTTTAATACCATTTAAAATATCTTCAAAAGACTCTTTGGTTTTATTGGCAACTTCGGTTCCAGCTTTCACTTGATCGATACTCGCTTCAATAATGCCAGTAATCTCTTTAGCAGCCCCAGCACTTCTCTCTGCGAGGTTTTTTACTTCTTCTGCAACTACGGCAAAGCCAAGTCCATGCTCACCTGCACGTGCAGCCTCAACGGCAGCATTGAGTGCCAAAAGATTGGTTTGGAAAGCTATTTCATCAATTGTTTTGATAATTTTGGCTATTTTTTGAGAAGAAGCGGTGATTTGCTCCATCGCACTCATAAGCTCTATCACCCTATGGTTACCGACTTTTGCAGCGTCATTGGAGTGTTGTGCCAGAATATTAGCTTCTCGTGAATTATCAGCATTTTGATTATTACTAGCAGTAGCTTCTTCAATAGTGGCGCTCACTTCTTCTACACTACTCGCCTGAGAACTCGCTCCTTCCGCTAACGAAACCGAAGCAGAACTAATTTGTTCGCTGGCGCTCACCACCTGGGTTGTCCCCTCAGAAAGTGATTTCACTGCATCTGTAACTACTTTAACAATACTTCTGATAATTAAAAAAGCAACTATAGCACTTATAATCAATGCCACAATCAACCCAACAATCATGATCCAAGAAGCAACGCTTAATGAACTATTTGACTCATTAGAGATATCTTTTACATTTTTAAGTCCCAAATCTTGAACAGCTTCGGCAGAATTTAACACATCAATGGATATTCTGACTAAATTTTTACCTTGATTGGATGATTCTTGCATCGTGCTGATAAAACCTTTAAGTGCACTTTCATAGGCTTTCGCAGAAGCTTCAATATTTTTAAGTTGTTCCAAGTTAACGGGACGCACTGTTGTAGCTCTTATTTGTGCAATATTTTTATAGATACTCTCAAATTTACCAACAGCTGTCTCCAACAAAGAAACATCATGTTTAACTTGTGCTCTTTGCCCTGCGATTCTTGCTTCGGTAGCAATTGATATCACATTGTTAATTGAAGCTATTTTTTCATATCGATCCCAAAGTTTTGTTTTATCCGCTTTATCTTCTAAATCTTGCTTAAGTTGTTCTTGCTGAGAATCAACATAGGACATAGTGTTTTTTATAAAAATAGCTGCATTATCAACCATAGCTAAATCTAATATTTTCTTTTTTGCTAAGGTTTTTTCACTTTGCTCTGTCCATGTTTGGTATTCATCTAATGATTTTGAAGCAGCTTTTTCTTCTTGCAACAATTCTTTAAGGTTATTTTTTTTACCAAGTTCTTCTGCTTGGGAAAGGTATTTTTTAAGTTCTGCAAAATTTTTCTTAACGTTGGCAAGAACGGTCTCATCATCATTTAAAACAAATGCACGCATGTCGTAACGTATTTCATTGGCTGTTTTAAAGATGTTAGAGGCAACATCTACTCCTGGGACATAAACATTTGAGAGTTTTTCAGCCCCGCTTGCCGCATTACGCATGTTAACAACACCTATAATACCTAACACCACGGTGATAAATACTAAAATGCTAAAGCCAATCGTAATTCTCTTTCCTAACGTCATATTGCTGCCCATTCTCTATCCTTTATCACTGATTGTTTTACTTAAATTTTGAACTAAACTCAACTCTTCTTCACCAAAAAGTGCCACTAAATCAAGTATCATCACGACTTTATTTTTCTGTTTAGCCATATTTTCAATGAATCTTGTATCTATATTGGAACCAAATTCTGGGGGAGGAGAGATATTTTCATCATCTACATTGACCACTTCTTCGACTTTATCGACAATAAAACCAATATTTTTACCCTCAATGGTGATGATAACAATAGCCGTATACATCTGTGGTTCAACTTCTGGCATATCAAACTTAACACGCATATCCACGACTGGAATGATATTACCTCGTAAATTCATGACCCCTTTGATAAATCTGGGTGTTTTAGGCACAGGCGTTGTCTTCATCATCGCAATAATTTCTTTGACATCGGAGATCTTGACACCATAAATCTCCTCTTCAAGATAGAAAGTAAGAAATCGATTTGCCACTCGCCCAACACCTTTGATCTTGTTCTCTTCCATTTTAGAGTCCTAATACCATCGTTATAGCTTTTACAAGCTTTTCATCACTAAAAGGTTTTACCATCCAGCCTGTTACACCGATGGATTTACCTCTTGCCTTCATTTCAGGGGAACTCTCTGTAGTTAAAATAAGTATAGGTCTATTTTTAAATTTTTCATGGGATTTTAACTGCTCTGAAAGGTCAAGTCCACTCATCTGAGCCATATTAATGTCACTAATGAGAAGGTCATAATTTTCAGCACCTCCAAGAAGCGCCTCTAAAAGCTCGGCAGGATTAAGATATGTTGCAAATTCGATAATCCCTTTTCCTATCATATCTTCAAGTGCCATCTCAGCAGTCGCCAAAATTGTTTTAGAATCATCGACCAAAATTACACGTTTACTCACAAAATCTCCTTGCCTATGACATTTACTTAACTATACATGAATGGGAATTAAAAAATAATTAACATTTAGAATCAAAACATTACAGAAATCCTCTAATCTTAAAATAACTATTAAAAAAGGAACTTCTTTTGCTTAAGGTGGCGTAGATTGCTTATTAAAAAGGAAAACATATGCGTTTGCATCTGAGTTCTGATTGCATCACGATTAATATCTCTGAATACTCACCATACTTTTTACATGTAAACCAAACGTTGTCCCAAAAATTTACTAAATCTTTTTGGGTCAATGATACACTCATTAATTTTTCGACACCAAAAGAAGCAAAAAAAAGAAAAGAAATTTCTGACTTCTTTATACTACACATGTGCTCGTACCTCACAATCCCAAAACTTGGTATTTTTACAAAAACTTGTCGCAATGTACGATAAACCTATCAAAGTCGTCAAAAAAAGTCGTAAAGAAAATGATTATACATCAACCATATACTCTGGATAAATACTATAAAATTCTCGAAGTTTCACAAACAGAAAGTTTACAAACCATTCGTAAGAAATATCTCTGCCTCGCCAAAATATATCATCCAGATCACCAAGATACCTCATCTGTTGAGAAGTTTCAACAAATCCAAGAAGCCTACGAAACTATTAAAGAACAAAAGCGTAAAAAAATAGCTGCTTAGAGCTTTTCTTAAGCTTTGCTTGGTTACAATCATGTCTCTTTTTGGGGTGTTAGCTCAGCTGGGAGAGCGCAACGCTGGCAGCGTTGAGGTCAGGGGTTCGATCCCCCTACACTCCACCATTTATCAAGCATTTTTTCTACTGTACCCTCTTTATACTTTCCAAACAAGTTATTAAATCCTTCTTTATTCAGCTCATTTGGCAAATTTTACTTCTAACCTTTTTATTTTTTTTATAGGCTATAGAGGAGTATACTTAAACAATTATTGCATTGTCATTCATTTTTCAGGAGATTATAAAAATGAAAAACACATCCCATAAAATCATCACAATCAGTCGTCAAATAGGTAGTGGTGGTGCTTATGTTGGACAACAATTGGCGAAAAAACTTAATTTCAGTTATGTTGACCGAGAAATTATCTCTCAAGCAGCTAAAGAATTTTCAATGCTTGAAGAAGATCTAGAATCGCGTGATGAAAAAGTACCCTCTTTTTGGCAATCCTTCTTACAATCTAGCATTTGCAGTCCTGATGTATATCTGCCCCCACAAGTTTTTGTTCCCACGGAAGAGGCGATTTTTAAAGTTGAATCTGAAATTATTAAAGGTATTGCCAAAGATCGTTCCGCCATTATTATTGGAAGATGCGGTTCACATATTTTACGTGACAATCCAAATCATATCAGTATTTTTTTACATGCAGAGAGTGATTTTCGCCAAAAACGCATTAGGGAGTTATACCATCTTTCAAACACTGAAGCACATAAAATGCTTGAACAAAGTGATGATGAACGCGCTCGCTACCATCAATTACTCACAGGTAAACCTTGGAGTGATGCAACACAATACGATCTTTGCATCAACACTAGTAAATTAGGAATTGCTTCTAGCATAGAGCTTATTGCACAGACATTGAACACGTATAGCTCCTTGTAAAGTAAGATAGAGAGGCTCAAACTCTCTATCTTTTCATGTTTAAAACTTATACGCTATATGTGCTTTGATGGCGTTATAACTCTCGTCATTGTTGTCGTTGTCAATGTTGGCATAAATCATCGAAGCTTCAAGGTTTTTGATGATCTCATAACCAATAGTCAAGTTAAGCTCTTTCTCTCTAATTTTATCTCCTGAGATTTCATCTAAGTAGCTCGTTTTACCGTAAATTGCTCCCAGCTTAATCCCTTCAATTTCATATGCTGCACTTGCATAAGGTGTTTTAGCATCTTTATCAAACGTATGATTGTGCTCTTCAAACGGTAATTGATCACCAAACGCTCCAAGCCCTGCCATGCCATTTTTATTCACTTTAATATACCCAAGCGCTAATTTCGCACCCAAAAAGTCAACACCTTGTTCTACTTGTGCAAATGAACCATCCGAAGTGCCTTCAACATCGCTATTGATCGTTACATAGTGTGCCATGGTGATCGTTTTAAGCTCCTCACTTGGCTGTAAAGTTAGGGTCGTTTTAAGACCGTAGGCACTCAAAAGGTTGTCGCCATAGTAGATATAAGGATTAAATTCCAGCGCTTCGATTGGAGTATATTTGGCATCGAGCATATAGATACCTTTGTTACCATTGAGTTTACTAAATTCTTCAGAAATTTCATCAATATCTACAACAGAGTATTTACGTGCCCATGCCATATTTAAAACAAGATTTTCAACGCCTTTAAATTCAAATGTCGCACCCTCAATATAGTCGGTTAGCCAGTTAAAATCCACCGCTTGACGCCCAAGAACGACTTTCCCCATACCTTCATGCTCAATCTTGATATAAGCTTGAGAAAGGACACTTTGGTCGGCTATAGCATTGTTATAATCACCGTCATTTTTTTCACTAGTCTTAACACTACCCCACCCAGAAAAACCTAAACTAATGCCATATAATGGTGCTGTCTCAAACCCCACATTTAAATACCCATTTGAGAAACCACTATCCGCAGTAGCACCTTTGGCATTATTAGATTGCCCAAACCAACCAAGTGTACCCTCGATTTTACCTTGCGTAAAAACTTCTTCCAAATTGGTAGCATCGCTTGCTATACTTAAACTACTTCCTAAAACCATCGCCATAATCATATGTGAATAGCGTAACTGCATCTATTAACTCCTTTTTATTTGTCGAACATACAACCATTTGGACTGTATTTTTTACAAAGCTCACAAAAAACAGAACTTTCACTGCGCTTTGCACAGATAAATTCAATTGCCTTTTCGTTTAGCCTCGCTTTTAAATTTATTCATAGCATTGTGGTTTAGAAAATTCGTCAACATGATGACCAAATGTACATCTTGCGGAATGTCTTTTTTCACAACCGAAGGGTTCCTTGCATCCCAATGTGTGATTTTTTCAAAAGAGAAATCTTGCAATACCGACGCTATCGAATCAATTTTATCTCCACCTATGACAAGCACTGACATCTTTTCTCCTTTTTGATAATTATTATTGAAATAATAGAATACCTTTGCTTAATTTCTTTTAAATTTGATAATAAATATCAAATAATGAACTAAAAAATCTTATTTATCTTTTTAACAATGACGCTTCTGTACAATAACATTTACTTATTTTGGAGACTCACATGCTTTCATCCCTCGCTATCAGTTTTGCTGAAGCAAATCGCTATTTCAACACCGAACTCTCTTCACATTTTCGTGCCATTGACGATGGTAATGTCGCACCTATGCTGCTTATTTTTCTGCTCTCTTTTGGGTATGGTGTCGTACATGCCATTGGACCTGGTCACGGTAAAGCACTTGTTGCGGGTTATCTTTTAGCCAACCCAACCAAACGTGCGCATGTTTTTCAGATAGGCTTTTTAATCGCCATCGTTCATGCCCTCTCAGCTCTTGTAGTGACACTGGCGGCAACGTATCTGATTCAAATCAGTGCAATGAAATTTTTCCGTCAAGTCAATCCACCTCTGTTTCAAATTTCAGGCGCACTCATTGTCCTTATGGGATGTTGGTTGCTTTACGATGTTTGGCGTTCACGAAAAATGACCAAAGAGAGTGTTCGTCCACAAAAAAGCCGTTTTGGCGTTGTTGTATTAGCCGGTGTTGTGCCCTGCCCTGGTGTCATTACTCTCTGCTTTTTTGCGATTACTTTAGGGCATATCACCATAGGGATGATTGCTGCGGTATTTATGAGTCTTGGCATGGGCCTTACCATCTCACTAGCAGGTCTTTTGGTGAATGTCATGCAAAAAACAAAACCTGTTATCGCTCAACCACGTTGGTTTTGGGCATTACGACTTGTGGGAGTATTCATTGTGATAGGACTCGGACTTTTCTTTTTGGCAAATCCTGTCTCAACAAGGGCTTTTTAAACAATGCTTCGAAAATTTCTTTTAGCCTTTTTTATGCTTGCCTTTCCTTATAACCTTTTTGCCTGTGCGTTGTGTGCTTTATACACGCCATCGGCTACCGTTGTCATCACCATGAATGGAACGCCTTCAAAAGTTGAAACCATTACCTTTGAATGGACATTTACACAGGATTTTATCAACACCCTCTTGGCGCGTTACGATGAAAACCACAACAATAAACTAGACCCTAAAGAGTTAGAACGCATCAAAATTATTTTGGAAAACTACATAGCCAAGCGTCATTACCTTACTACCATTGAATACCTCAGTGCAGCACGTCCGAACCAAGACGATGTGAAAAAAATACCTTTACATGTAAAAACAAAAAATCTCTTTTTAGAAGGTGACACGCTCATTTTTCATTTCACCACCGAGGTCAATCAAGAAGTGACAACAGGTGATGAACTCTCCTTTGTGACCGAAGACAAGGAAGAGTATTTTAAATTTTTAGTCCACAATGTGACTTATACGATCGAAAAACCTTTTGCAATGGAATTCAATATTTTTAACCATATTGCTTTTACCAAAATCACCACGGGCATGCCAGCGGAGGCAAACATTACCGCTCCCATCATGCCTAAAGAAGCGCCAACATCTCCTGTGGTAGAGCAACCGCTTCCAACGCCTATGTCATGGCTTCAATCACGATTAAGCCATATGCAGCAGAATATTCAAGAAGCCATCACCAATCTCACAGAGAAAGGAACACTTTTAGCCTATGCCCTTTTCTTAGGCACATCTTTTTTATACGGCCTGCTTCATGCCGCGGGTCCAGGACACGGTAAAGCGTTGGTCAGCTCTTATCTTTTTGCCTCAGATCATCGCTACACCAAAGCACTGAGCATGGCTGCACTCATTGGCATTGTTCATACATTTGCCGCCTTTTTACTCACACTCATCATTTACGGACTCTTTGATCTCTTTTTTAACGCCTTTTTTACCAACGTGACCTACTACGCAACAAAACTCTCGGCACTGATTATTATTGCCATTGCAGGCTATTTGGGGTGGCAAAAAATCAAAGCAATGAGAACCTTTAAACAGACCCAAAAAATCGTCTCTTTTTCCGAACACCCTTTTACATGTAAATGCTCCGCCTGTTCACCAAAGTCGCAAAGTACCGACTGGGGCGTAGTTTTAAGCGCTGGGGTGATTCCGTGCCCTGGAACGATTACGATCTTTATTTTTGCACTTAATACGGGAGCGTATCTTTTAGGGTTTTTAGCAGCCCTTAGCATGAGTTTAGGAATGAGCAGTGTCATTGCCATAACAGCGATTGCTTCGGTCTTTACCAAAAATCGTTTTCAAACCAAAAGCCCAAAAATCCTCATTTACAGTGAGAGCATCAGTCTTGGTATTATGCTGATTCTTGGTTTTATTTTACTGATCGCCTAAGGAGTGGTTGTGTTTACTCGCTTGATTTTTTTCATCTGTTGTCTTAACACTTTTTTTAGTGGCACATCCACATATCTTTATCGACACTAAAGTGCACGTTTTGCCTGAAAAAATCGTTATTACATGGAGCTTTGATGAGATGACTTCTGCCATGCTCATGGATGATTATGATAAAAATAAAAATAAAAAGCTCGATCCTGATGAAGTTGCTTTTATGGAAAAAGATCATTTTAGAACGCTAGAGCCTTACAGTTATTTTATCCATATGTCCGATGGGAAAGATGAGTTTGATCTTAAACGCATCATCGAATTTACAGCCTCTTTTGAAAACAAAAAACTCATCTATACCTTTGCCATTCCCAAGCCAAAACTGAAAAAATATGAACTTCGTTTTTACGATGCAGAGATGTATGTAGCGCTCATTTTAAAAAATGAATGGCTTACATGTAAAGAACCAATTTCGTGTAAAATAGAGGGGTATGATGCTGATTTTTACTACGCTTATAAGGTAATGGTTCAAGAATAATGACAAAGAGAAGGAGTACCCTTCCCTTTGTCATTTAGCATGTACATTTGCAAAACAGCAGACGCTCTTTCGCGCTTTTTTCATGCTTTTCTTCCGTAGGTTTAACCGTTTGAGGCTTTGAATGTACCTTTACATCGGGCTTTGGGCAAGGGATACTCATGCACTCACCTTCAAAGAAGTTTCTAATTGATCGCACCATGTTTCTATGCGCCCATCGGTGAGTTCATTTTGATTTTCTTCATCGAGTGCGAGTCCCACAAATTTTCCATCCATAACAGAAGCCGAACTCTCATACGAATAACCCTCATCTTCCCATGAGCCAATGACGTTAGCGCCTTTTTCAACAACCATATCGTAAATTAGGCGCATACCACTGACATAATCACTACCATAGCTTTCCTGATCACCTAAACCAAAAAGCGCTACGGTTTTACCACGAAGGTCGGCTACTTTTAAATGGCTCATAAAGCTGTCCCAATCATCTTGTAAATCGCCATCATACCATGTTGATGTGCCTAAAATGAGCAGATCATATTTGGCAAGGTCATCTCCATTTTTGAGCTTACCCACATCGTAAATATCTGTATTTAAACGTTTTTTGAATTTTCAAAGCAACATCGGCAGTATTACCATTGGTGCTTCCATAAAAAATAGCTATTTTCATAATTTTTTCTCCTTCAGATCGTTTAATAAATGGTATAAGGTACCAATTTTAGAGTGTATTCTATGCCTAAATCATCAAGTTTTTCACTGCGGATAAGTACATGTTTTCTAAAGTTTTCACTTCGTGGAAAAAGCAGATAAATGTGCTTGCACTCACATGATGCAAGTAAATCAATCGCATGGTTGATCTCTTCACGTGCTTCAAGATCTGCGCGTTTCTCAATCGTTTTCCATGTCGGATATAAGTGCAATGACTCAGCACTCTCTTCACTTTGAATAACAATGCACTTTTCCTCTTGCTTAATTTCCTTATCAGGATTTTGACGTTTCACACGATTAAAAACATGGTGCGAAAACAGTTCGTAACTATTGATCGTAAAACAAAGATCAGGATGTTTTGCAAGCAACACCAAATCGTCTTTATCAAAACGACGGCTTATTTCATTTAGGGTTGAATACACTTCAGACATTTTTTTACCTTTTTTTATTTTACATAATGATAACCGTTTTCAAATAATAAGTCAATATCTTTTTATTCTTTTCGATGTAAAATATATTTTTTGAAAGGAACTTGCTATGCCACTCGATCTTTGGACATTTTTAATTGCTATTACCTTGCTTACAATGACACCTGGGGCTGATACGATGATCGTCATTCGTAACACACTTCGTGGCGGGGCCAAAGATGGGCTTGTTTCAAGTTTGGGAATTTGTTCGGGTCTTTTTGTGCATGCAACACTCTCAGCAGTGGGTATTTCAGCGATTTTGCTCTACTCTGCAACGGCTTTTACGGTTTTAAAAAGCGTGGGAGCGCTCTACTTACTCTGGCTAGGATTTAACTCATTCAAATCATTTTGGACTGCAAAAGGCGTTCATCAAAAGCATATTGCTCCAAAACCCTTTCGTTTTTTAGTTTCATTACAAGAAGGGTTTTTATCCAATGTTCTCAATCCCAAAGCCATTATTTTTTATATGGCATTTCTACCACAATTTATTTCACATGAGAGCTCCGTCCTTGGACAATCGCTCTTTTTAGCACTGTTACACTTTGTTATCGGAACCATTTGGCAGGCTATTTTGGTCTATACCATTGTCTCAGCTAATGGCTTTATCACGAAAAAAAAGCGTACGTCAAAGCTTAGATGCTATCTCAGGAACGGTTATGATAGCGCTTGGCATTACGCTTTTTTTAGAAAAACGCTAAGCCAAAATCTTTCGGAGCGAACATTCTAAATCGGGGTATTGAAACACAAATCCTTTTTCAAGCAATGCTTTAGGGTAGACCTCTTTGCTGTCCAGTAAAACGGTTGAGCCCTCGCCAAAAAGCAGTTTAATCATAAAAACAGGCACGGGTAAAAAGGTGGGGCGATGCAACACTTTGCCCAAAATTTTCGTAAAGTCGTAGTTGCTCAGTGGCTGTGGAGCAGTAGCATTATAGATGCCCTCGTATTTTTGCTCTAATACAAACGCGTAAATAGCGACAAGATCATCAAGATCAATCCAGCTGGTCATCATCCATCCATCACCAATGATACCTCCCAGTCCCAGTTTAAAGGCGGGTAACATTTTTGCAAGTGCACCACCGTCGGGGCCTAGTACGACACCAAAACGTAAAATGGTCGTGCATTTCGTACATTTTAAAGCTTCCGCTTCCCAATCCTGCGCCAATTTTCCTAAAAAATCATCTCCAAGTATGCGTGTACTCTCATCACACGGTACATTATTCGGATAAATACCCACCGCAGAGGTAGAGATAAAATGCTCCACTTCGCTTTGATTGATTGCCTCGACCAATTTTTTTGTCGTATCAATACGACTTGAGTAAAGCACTTTTTTATACGCCTCATTCCATCTTGCAACAATGGGTGCACCCGAGAGATTAAAAACCGCGTCTACCCCTTCTAGTTTTTGATGAATCGCTTCCACATCATCTTTGCGTTCAATCACCACAAAATTGGGAAATCTTTTTTTGAGTGCATTCGCAACAAAACCGCTCGCTCCGCTGATGGCTACTTTCATTTAGTGTCCTTGTAGATGGTGTTTTATTTTAGGGTCGCTCATATTTTCGCCTCTGAGCATGCGAAGGCGCATTTCATTAAAGTCGATCATGCCTTCTTTTGGACTCTCATATGCCCCAAAGCCATAATGCATCGGTGTCTCATCATTGATCGCATAAGAGGCTTTAAACGCATCAATGTAATGGTTTGTGTCA encodes the following:
- a CDS encoding TIGR01777 family oxidoreductase gives rise to the protein MKVAISGASGFVANALKKRFPNFVVIERKDDVEAIHQKLEGVDAVFNLSGAPIVARWNEAYKKVLYSSRIDTTKKLVEAINQSEVEHFISTSAVGIYPNNVPCDESTRILGDDFLGKLAQDWEAEALKCTKCTTILRFGVVLGPDGGALAKMLPAFKLGLGGIIGDGWMMTSWIDLDDLVAIYAFVLEQKYEGIYNATAPQPLSNYDFTKILGKVLHRPTFLPVPVFMIKLLFGEGSTVLLDSKEVYPKALLEKGFVFQYPDLECSLRKILA
- a CDS encoding DUF1007 family protein; translation: MAHPHIFIDTKVHVLPEKIVITWSFDEMTSAMLMDDYDKNKNKKLDPDEVAFMEKDHFRTLEPYSYFIHMSDGKDEFDLKRIIEFTASFENKKLIYTFAIPKPKLKKYELRFYDAEMYVALILKNEWLTCKEPISCKIEGYDADFYYAYKVMVQE
- a CDS encoding flavodoxin, producing the protein MGKLKNGDDLAKYDLLILGTSTWYDGDLQDDWDSFMSHLKVADLRGKTVALFGLGDQESYGSDYVSGMRLIYDMVVEKGANVIGSWEDEGYSYESSASVMDGKFVGLALDEENQNELTDGRIETWCDQLETSLKVSA
- a CDS encoding nickel/cobalt transporter, whose protein sequence is MLRKFLLAFFMLAFPYNLFACALCALYTPSATVVITMNGTPSKVETITFEWTFTQDFINTLLARYDENHNNKLDPKELERIKIILENYIAKRHYLTTIEYLSAARPNQDDVKKIPLHVKTKNLFLEGDTLIFHFTTEVNQEVTTGDELSFVTEDKEEYFKFLVHNVTYTIEKPFAMEFNIFNHIAFTKITTGMPAEANITAPIMPKEAPTSPVVEQPLPTPMSWLQSRLSHMQQNIQEAITNLTEKGTLLAYALFLGTSFLYGLLHAAGPGHGKALVSSYLFASDHRYTKALSMAALIGIVHTFAAFLLTLIIYGLFDLFFNAFFTNVTYYATKLSALIIIAIAGYLGWQKIKAMRTFKQTQKIVSFSEHPFTCKCSACSPKSQSTDWGVVLSAGVIPCPGTITIFIFALNTGAYLLGFLAALSMSLGMSSVIAITAIASVFTKNRFQTKSPKILIYSESISLGIMLILGFILLIA
- a CDS encoding LysE family translocator; this translates as MPLDLWTFLIAITLLTMTPGADTMIVIRNTLRGGAKDGLVSSLGICSGLFVHATLSAVGISAILLYSATAFTVLKSVGALYLLWLGFNSFKSFWTAKGVHQKHIAPKPFRFLVSLQEGFLSNVLNPKAIIFYMAFLPQFISHESSVLGQSLFLALLHFVIGTIWQAILVYTIVSANGFITKKKRTSKLRCYLRNGYDSAWHYAFFRKTLSQNLSERTF
- a CDS encoding nickel/cobalt transporter, with the translated sequence MLSSLAISFAEANRYFNTELSSHFRAIDDGNVAPMLLIFLLSFGYGVVHAIGPGHGKALVAGYLLANPTKRAHVFQIGFLIAIVHALSALVVTLAATYLIQISAMKFFRQVNPPLFQISGALIVLMGCWLLYDVWRSRKMTKESVRPQKSRFGVVVLAGVVPCPGVITLCFFAITLGHITIGMIAAVFMSLGMGLTISLAGLLVNVMQKTKPVIAQPRWFWALRLVGVFIVIGLGLFFLANPVSTRAF